A window of Candidatus Sulfotelmatobacter sp. genomic DNA:
TGGTCAGCACGCCGCCCCAGGCCGGGAAGCGTTCCTTGTCGGTCCACACGATGTGGCCGTCGCTCGGATCCCAGGCGATGACCGCGCCGCGGTTGCCGCCCGGACCGGGATACATCTTGACGATCGCGCCGACGAACGGGAAGCCGCTCTTGTACTTGACCGCGAACGCCTTGTAGTCCATGCAATTGTGGTTGGTCGGAACGATGAAGTAGCCGGTCTGCGGATCGTACGAGGCGGGCTGCTGATCCTTGTTGCCCATCGCCGCCGGACAGATGTTGCTGACGTTGACGCCGGCGCGCGTCCCGTAGGCGGGATTGAGGACGGGGCGTCCGGTGGCGAGATCGATGCTCGACGCCCAGTTGACCGACGGGTCGAACTTCTGCGCCAGCAGCAGCTTGCCGTTGCGGCGATCGAGCTCGTAGCCGAAGCCGTTGCGGTCGAAGTGCACCAGCGCCGGGACCGTCTGATCGCCCTTCTTGAGGTCGACCAAGATCATCTCGTTGATGCCGTCATAGTCCCACTTGTCGTGCGGCGTCATCTGATACGCCCACACGGCTTGACCGGTCTCCGGCTTGCGCGCGAAGATCGTCATCGACCACTTGTTGTCGCCGGGCCGCTGCGTCGGGTTCCACGTGCCGGGGTTGCCCGTGCCGTAGTAGAGCAGGTCCAATTGCGGATCGTACGAGTACCAGCCCCAAGTCGTGCCGCCGCCGACCTTCCACTGATCGCCGTGCCAGGTCGCCGTGCCTTGGCCCTTGGGACCGCTGAACGACGAACCGATCAGCACGTCGGAGTCGGGGCCCATGCTGTACGCGCGCCAGACCTTGTGGCCCGTCGCGAGGTCGAGCCCGGTCAGGTAGCCGCGCACGCCGAACTCACCGCCGGAGACGCCGACGATGACGCGGTTGCCGACCACCAGCGGTGCGGCGGTCGTGGTCTGACCGCGCTCGGGATCGTCGTTCTTGAAGTCCCACACGACGTGGCCGTTCTCGGCGTTCAGCGCGATGATCTGACCGTCGAGCGCGGCGGCGATGATCTTCCCGTCGCCGTACGCCACGCCGCGATTGACCAGGTCGCAGCACGCGACCGAGACGGCGAACGCGTCTTGCTT
This region includes:
- a CDS encoding methanol/ethanol family PQQ-dependent dehydrogenase, with translation MKRQALAALLVAALSGSALIGGLTIGRAGAHQTQPAASNVAQNVASGHQRLSLAEMSQDPNQWVMPSLNYANTRHSTLDQITTQNVSGLKAAWTMSTGATRGHEGQPLVIGDTLYFESAYPNHVYAVDLTDYHIKWQYTPKQDAFAVSVACCDLVNRGVAYGDGKIIAAALDGQIIALNAENGHVVWDFKNDDPERGQTTTAAPLVVGNRVIVGVSGGEFGVRGYLTGLDLATGHKVWRAYSMGPDSDVLIGSSFSGPKGQGTATWHGDQWKVGGGTTWGWYSYDPQLDLLYYGTGNPGTWNPTQRPGDNKWSMTIFARKPETGQAVWAYQMTPHDKWDYDGINEMILVDLKKGDQTVPALVHFDRNGFGYELDRRNGKLLLAQKFDPSVNWASSIDLATGRPVLNPAYGTRAGVNVSNICPAAMGNKDQQPASYDPQTGYFIVPTNHNCMDYKAFAVKYKSGFPFVGAIVKMYPGPGGNRGAVIAWDPSDGHIVWTDKERFPAWGGVLTTNGGVAFYGTMDGWFKAVDTKTGNLLWKFKMPSGIIANPITYMHDGKQYVALMSGVGGWAGIGLAAGLAEPTAGLGAVNAAQDLSRYTNLGGDLVVFSL